From the Engraulis encrasicolus isolate BLACKSEA-1 chromosome 18, IST_EnEncr_1.0, whole genome shotgun sequence genome, the window gagacttgactcctcactacgtctggtacctgttttctgtggagcgatgttgagcggcaggatttggccggtgttctgacaaacggtccttcattctatgcgtttacatgagacacttaagtccgatttaactcactttaaatctgattaaaacttaattccactctaaaaatatcatgtaaacacttaccaaacaggatttaagtttattccgattaagtccgattaaagtgggtggtttattcctcttttaaatccgattaaacacgttcctctgtcatggaaccttttattcagaattacaataaatccagtcgttccacgcatgctcgttgaccatacgatggcgccaagagcccgtgctctttgccagtgagaaaaaaatggcggcacttcctgttgattttcacatgaaagttttgcttaatttaaagtccctaagcgactataaatgttgtggcttccatatattgatgcaaaagtgccccacgaagtaatgaagcacaacaaagttactccacatcaccctttcaccagttcgtttttctaagctaggtgggtgctaactagcatttgaaagaaccagacccaaagggaatttctccagccttgagtccactgagggaattcattttcgggctgaagaagATTAGCTTCTGTCCCAATAGTAAAcatagttccccggaggtttggcgaccacgacCCCACGCCTTATTGGGCTCAATCAGcatgtgcgtcctcagtccaatcgcaatgctttattttccctagacgtttaatcgcattgaggtgaaagtgccatgtatacacgtcgcaaaataactcttcatccgatctatttaaatctcatttattaaatcggacttaaaaacagcatgtaaccgtagccataattttatcctacggtaggatgttctgtcagacatgtctgttaaacggtcctacatagCCAATCATTTTTATAGTGACTTCACATTTGCATCAGTAAAGGTCTTTGCAAACTGGATGCAATGCGATTTTGCAATGCGATTTTGCGAATAAAACGCGGGTCGAATTATTCGCAAAAAACTATGCACACCTCGTGCGACGCGATTTTGCGACCTTGTGACATCAAAACGTTCGAAAAATTGCACCAGTGAATTGATAGTAGCAGCAGCACGGACGAGGTCGTCATCTTGGATCCAAACGTTTTGCTTGGTATAGGGGAGCCCTACCCACACATTCACTGGCCTGGCGAGACCTTTCCCTGCCGTTTGCAAAATGATATTAGGCTACTGTAACACAACTGGCTTTCGCTCAAAAGCGAATGCAAATCTATCAGGCCAACCATTCCATTACCTACACAAACAAGATTATGCCAGGCTAATAACTAAAGATGACATTTGAAGTACACAAACAATTTGAAgtgcacacacatttgtcttttgcCTATCAGTCAAACGAGTAGCCCTAGCCTAAAATGCGTGCGTGCCTCTGAAAAGATGCAGCCCCTTGGCCAATGCAGCACACATCGCGCGCTCCACGCTCATCCGACCTGTagctaggcctataggcctatttattttctgCAACAgagtgatgaagtggtccgcacaatGGGTATTAGcttcaaaaatataaactttatttcatttttttaaagaacaaaATAAAGTTCATATTTTTGGAATAGGCTTACGCAGTGCGGACCACTTCATTACACTGTTaaccactttttgtctggcacctagATAACGTTGTGGATGTGCGCATTCCAGCCGCCAAACGCTATTTTCTGCAACAGAGGAAATGCTTTCTCACGTGACCCAACAGCAGAAGTCCGTGGCAACATTGACAATACAAGGCGATTGACAGTGACAACTAGATTTGTTCCGAGGCAAATGAAACGCACACTTCATTCGAGATGAGCTGAATTTCTATGCATGATGTAAGAGCGGCGTGTGACTCAATTTGAGCCAGTTAGTGCCAAACAGGCTACGAGGTGAGCGCCTCGGAGAAAATGTGCCCACCTCATTCCTGGGTATACCCACATAGCCTGTTAGATAAATTGGCCTGGCGAGACATTTTCCTGCCGTTTGCAAACTGACATTAGGCTATTGTAACACAACTTGCTTTTGCTCAAAAGCGGATGAATCATGCCAACCATTTCATTACACCAACACGATTAGGCCAGGTAGGCTATATAACAAAATATAACATGTGAAGTACACAAACAATTTGAAGTGCACAGACATTATTTTCTTTTGCCCATCAATCACACACGGAAAGGGCGTGCGTGCTCCTGAAGAGCTGCAGCTTCTTGGGCAACACACATCACGTTCTTCTACGTTCATCCGACAACTGTCGCTATTTATTTTCTGTAACAGAGGAAATTCTTTCTTGCGTAAATGTTGACCCAATAACAGCAGACGTCCGTGGCAACATTGACAATGCAGGGCGATTGACAGAGTGACAACATTAGGCAATATTTGTTCCGAGGTCAAACGGACAGAGGTGGCCGCTGGTGTTCAGAGACTTTGGTCAGATGCCCAAGACAAGGTGTGCGCCTCGGAGAAAATGCAGCCCACTTCATTCGGACCTCCGAATGAAAAGGGTATTCTATTTTTGAGACCACAGTTGCCAATTTATCAGACGCAATATAATGGAGCGGACAAGTTTAATTTCAGTGTTTTAGCAGATCACTCCTACACATTGCAGGTTGCGCAATGTAGGCCTTGGCCTGCACCCCCATCATTTCATAATTTCACCAAAGAACAGCTCTGCACGTCCCCGTGAAAAGCTTCCCAAAACTACTTATAAGAACAGGCAATCATCACTGCGCCACATGGACTCGCCGCTGCGTTTCATTGATAGGCATTCGTTTTTGACAGGGCCTGTTTTaaaagtgcgtgcatgcatgcatttggtcATCGAAACGAGaatattgtctttttttccttgaTAGTGCTGGGCCACTCAAAGCTGCCAAGTCATTCGTTGACAGTGCAGTGCAAATACACTATTATTCAATAAAGATATGAGTTAGTTTGCATTGACTTGCATCCAAAGTGTATATGAGGGTCTTGTATGGTGTACTGTGACAATGTTGGTGCTTGCTTTTATACCAGAGGGATAGTTATGTTTGTGTAAACTGGGGTGTCACTATGAAATATCCCAAATAAACTTATTGGACATTGTTTAGTAAGTGTATTCGTTCACAGAATAACAGAAATATTATGATGGCTGTGGTTTTCACCAAGAAAACAAGATTGTCTAATTCCATGATGAGGGGATGCTGTTGTTATCCCCAAGTGTATGTGAGTGCACTGGTTCAGCAAAAGTTAATGCTGCAATTGAGTGCTATTTTTGTATTTGCAGATGGAGAAACCAACCTTGCGATTCCAGCCTGCCAAAAAAGGCAAGACCCCCCTCCTCACCCTGAGGCCACTCAGGCAGCAAGGCCTTTCATTGAGGCCGGCCATGCTGCCCGGCAGCGGGGCGACAGGGTGTCATCGGCCCCGCCCAAGAAgccggaggaggtggagaaggaggcgcGAGCCCGCGTCGTCTCCGAGGGCGGAGACCCTGGGAACCCCACTCTGGTGCTGAGCCGCCACAGCATCCAGTTTGGTCAGTACCAGGGTCAAACCTTCAAGTGGCTCCTGGAGAACAACGTGGGCTGGACCACTGACGTCCTCGCCAAACACCAGAAGGAGCGGGAGAGGAGCGTGTCCCAGAGCACGCTTATGTCCAACAAGGTACATGCTTCCAGTATCTTGCTTTAATAAGAAATTTAAAACAACCCTATTCTCATCTGCCTGGGGTGATAGTTAAATAAGTATATTAggcacactgaatgacaattatgtatgataatgtgctttatgGGTCATTttcattgattgactgattgattgttgAAGGATGCACTCGCCCAGTACGCCTGCGCTTACCCGGATGTGAAGGAGGAAGTCCGCTTCCATAGAGCGCAGGCGGAGGCCCGGGAGCGTTATGAGGAGTCCCGGGACGAGGGCGAGCTCCTTGTTGGCTTTGGGGACTACCGCTGGGACACGCTGAAGGGCCTGTACCACAGCATTGACCCAGAGAGGATGAGGTGAAGTGACATTGTGGTTGAGgcctgtgtagttgtgtgtgttcttttggcaTTATTTAGAAACTTCATGTGTGTCCcgtggcaccaccaccaccaccgcctcagCACGGAAGCCGGCTGCTCCGTCCTTGAAGTCCCTCCTCCAGTCCCGGCGTCCCATGACCTCAGGCGAGCTGCAGGCCAAGGTCCACAAGCTCGTGGGCACGCCAGCGAGACGGCCTGCAGCTCCAGGTAACATTGACTTCTGGCTTTTACTAACTGTCCAACTTACTGGTTTAAATGTGTAGTTTGTATCGCTGAGTCCAGATAATGTTGTTTGTAGATGGGTCTGTTATATGTAAATATAGTTAATCAGGCATGCAGTGTCTATTACCatttgtgtatttctgtatgaTGGTCATAATTTTCTTTGTTATCAATGATGTTACTCTGGCCTACTGTGCTCTATGCTGTTTTCTTTACCTACAGCACTTCCTTCCGCTCGAGACCGGCCTCCCTCGCGTCCATCACCGACCCCCTCCGTAGAGGTGAAGGACGAGGAGCTGGTTCAGGCAGCCAGTGACATAGAGATGGGTAAATGTCTCACTGAACCAGCGCTCCTCTATCAGAAATGCTTATTTTAATATTGTCTGAAAGTGGATGTATTGGATGAATTAACCTGTcatgtgtatttgtttttgtgaaaTCATAAAGCTGGTTCTTGAAGGAGAAAGGTAAGTTTTGAAACAACGGTATGCATGTCGTAATAGATAAAACTTGTAGTTAAATAGTAGATTCACAACCTCTCTGTCACTGCACTGCTTAGTCGCACTAGCACTTCCTATCTTCCACTTCCTGTATGTATACATGGTGTCTTTGGATGATGTGTATACCCACCCCTAGTGGACATCTGTCCTTCCCATGTCATTAATGACACTCTTCCAGCTTCTTGCACTAACTGTTTGGTAATGGTCGGTAGATGGTCTGTGTATATCTTTTCTCTTCATGTGCGTCTCCATTCACTAAAATCACACATTAATGGTGCTTTTGTAAGCCATGCATaagggctgcatgattatgggGGAAGAAATCATACCATGCATGCATTTCTTGTTGGTTGAGCTCATTAACTGTCTCATTAACTGTCTCTGGCATTGGCTAAGTCTGTGTGACTGTGCAGTGCTtaagttttagtgtgtgtgtgcatctgaagtCAACGTACAGGCCCTTCAATCCCCCCCTCCTTCTGTGATggcgcctccacctcctccgcctctGATGCCCGTCCGGCCCGCTGCCGCCGCTGCCCGGCCCACCGCCGCGATGCCCGCCCGGCCCACCGCCGCGATGACCGCCCGGCCCACCGCCGCGATGACCGCCCGGCCGGCCCGGCCCACCTCACCTCCACCCAAGGCTGCTCCGCCAACGGCCACCCtcgcacctccaccaccacctccatcgaggaagaggaagaggaaggagcatCATGTGGAGCAGCCGATGCCCACTCCTGCTGTGGCTGAGGTGAGGAGGAAAAACTCATAAACCACACTGCACTGTGTAATCAACTACTACTGGTAGGTGCTTCACCACTGTTTTCTTAcaatgtgcctgtctgtcttcacAGCCTCAATTGCCGGAGAGCTGGCGGACCGCGCTCTCGAGGGAACAGCAGGAGTGGGTTGCCGGGGTGCTGTTTCGGGTGGACAGCAGGGGGAAGACCCGTCTCACCGGGGACCTGGACCTGTGGTGGGACCCCCCCAAGCCCCGGCAAAACTACACTCAGCCGCCCGCCAATCCTGCATCCTTCTTCGCGTGTCGGTTGTTCCTCTGGGTGCCCCAGCGCCTGTGGGGTGTCCGGCCGGCATGCACACAGCCCGGCTGTAACAAGCTCCTGACCAAGGCTGGGCTGTACAAGACCATCCGGAGGGTCTTGGACATCGACTCCTGGTACTTCATGGCCACCGAATACCTGGAATGCAGTCGATGTCAGAGGAAGGTAGCAGGATGGTCGCAGGAGGTGATGCAGCAGCTTGGGCCCGAACAGCTGGCCCAATTTCCAGCTGTGCTCACCTACAAGTAAGTTGCATTTTGTCACTTAATGTCACACCGTGTCATTCAATGGGATGTActactctttgtgtgtgcatgtgtggctgttcTACAACGCATGTCCTCTTCCCCAGGCTCTCCTGCGACTGGCGGGTTATTGCCATGCTGCGTGAGCGTTCTCGGGGGAACAGCGCGACGCAGCATTACAACAAGATCCGTGAGCTGCACACGGAGTCGTGGATGCGGAAGACCATCAGGTACCTCAGCGTCATGAAGCCCTTCAGGAGAGCGGGAGTCGTGGCCGATGTCCAGCCGCCGCCGCCGATGCGCCCTGTCCCACTTCCAGGGTGGCTGCTGACCGTGTACGGCCACGACATCCTCTCCAGGACGCGAAGGCCCGGGTCACCTCCATCTTCGGGAAGATCCTGAAGATGGATTCCACCAAGAAGGTAAGCCAATGCCAagacattgtatgcctcactaagatgtttgtgtttgtacatgtcAACAGGTGACCCGAAGACCTACCAGCGCCGCAGCAACTTCAAATGACATGTATTAAGATGTTTTTATTTGTACATGTCAACAGGTGACCCGAAAACCGCCAAGGGAACCGCAGCATGGGCTTCCAACGTCGGAAACGAGCACGGACAGGTGCTGATGTCCGTGCTCACGGCCGCCGAGGGCGACGGCCTGAAGCCCATGGCTGCCGGGTTGGTGAGGCGGTACCGAGACGCTGGGGTACAGCCACCGCTGCTTCTGTACGTCGACCGGGACTGTTGTTCGCAGCATGGAGGTGGTAAGACAGCTGACATGTTCCCCGAGTGGGACAAGCTGGTGGTCCGGTTGGACATATGGCACCTGATGCGCCGCATTGCGTCAGGTGTGTCCACCGAGAGCCACCAGCTGTACAAaccctttatgcagcagctgtcCTCTGCCATCTTCGAGTGGGATGCTGACGACACGGCCCGGCTATTTGCAGCCAAGAAGCAGCAGATGGTGGCACAGGGAATGACCACCGTCCCCGACGACGCTGCTGTGATGAGGCTCGTCAGCCGCAGGGAGATGGCCGCCCACTGCCGCAGGCGGACCAGAGGCGCGGAGGAGTCCCAGCGGCTGATCGATGACCTCATCGCCATCTACAGCAGCGAGTGGGGACGTGACACGATGGGCATTTCCCTGTTTAATGGTGAGTGTGCAGGTTAAGATTTAAAAGAAGTTTCACCGCCTCCTTGTTGGTAGTACACATTTAAACTTTTATCCATAATAGGTGATTTGTTTGGGTATATGTGGCAGTTACAATGTACACACGTCTTGAGTGCTTAAAGTACCTATTAATCATCTGTGGTGGTTAACCTGCGTGTACACCTTTAAAGACCGCATCCACGACATATGGGCGGAGCAGAGACGCCACCTCGCCTGTATCCAGGACCCGCCGGGAGTGGAGCTGTACACGGAGACGGGCAGGCTGGACAAGGGGGGATCCAGTCTGCCAGTGTACAGATGTGCCAGAGGCTCCACTTCCCTAGAGTCGTTCCACCTGCACATAAACCGCTTCATTCCAGGTAAAGTCCTCCctcatgtgaaagtgtgtgtgtgtgtgtggtatgtgtgggaCTAACTGTTTAGTCTTTGTTATCTTTTGTCTTTCCAGGAGATAATGCCAGTGCCTGGATGTTCCAGGCATATCTCCTGGATGGGATTGTGCGGTGGAACGAGGACCGTGCGGTGTCCATGGCGGAGGGAGAGCGAAGGCTCCGCTCATACGGTGGCCCCCTGCAGCGCTCCCTCGAAGAGCTCAGCCAGGAAGTGCTGGGAAGCACTCTCTTCGAGGACCACACCAAGCCCAGGGAGTACACAGGTACATTATTTTAAAAGGCTTCCCATTATAATCAGTTCAGGaactcctttaaaaaaaaaaaacattccagaCATGTCCAGTAGTATGAAAagcatatgtggtgtgtgtgtgtgtgtgtgtgtgtgtgtgtgtgtgtgtgtgtgtgtgtgtgcccgcacccgtgtgtgtttgtgtgtgttttttaggggAACTCATAGGGATTGAGTACCTGTACTCCCAGACGGGCAGAGCGCTGCGGGACGTCAGCTTGGACCCAGACACTCCGGACACGGACGAGTGGGGAGACATCTTGCCCCCACCCTCTGAGGAACCGCTACTTGATGTCGtccaggaagaggtggaggacctGACTGTCCCTCCACCGGGCGACTTCCAAGAGCCTCAGAGGTATCCGTGGTCATGGGATCCAACTGACGAGGCGCCCGAGCCGGCAGGTCCCGAAGACGTCCCGAACCCCGCACTCCACACCCCAGGCCGGTCCTCACCACCTCCTCAGGAGCCAGCTGAGGTGAGCATTCCTTCCgagtatgcaaacatgcagcTCAGCATCTGACTAATTActctgctattgtgtgtgtgttgtggtgtgtgtgtgtgtgtgtgtgttgttgtatgtgtatgttcaCAGGAACATGTAGGACCGGATGGCCAGCCTGGGTACCTGGCTGTGGTGGAGTTGGCCAGAGCCTTGGTGGAGCTGCGGGGGGAAGCGGCTTTGTCCGAGAGGGGGGTAGACCGCTTGATCACCCTTCACCAGGCCTTGACCCCGATGGACAGGGCCCGGTTGGTCTACCCCTCTCAGCCCAAGGACAAGCCAGACACGGGACGCTTCCGGTCAAGCAAGGGCTCTCAACCCTGTATACCAGGGTTGCAGAGCCTGAAGCGGTAAGTCCCAAGAATAAATCCACCTCATGTCAATGCTGGTTGAAATTTAAATGTGGTACTGTTGTCATTATGACTACTGTTAGTtttgttctgtctgtctttctgtcatttatagtctgtctgtctgtcactctgcctTTTACAGCTGCTTGACTGGATCAGGATCGGGACCTGCCACGTGCCCCAGCGTAAGCCGGGTGATGGAGACGGTGTGCACAGAATTGTGCCTCATCTACCCCAACACGTCCTATCACTACCAGGGGGTGAGGAGGGGTAGGTGGGACCAC encodes:
- the LOC134468289 gene encoding uncharacterized protein LOC134468289, with the protein product MSVLTAAEGDGLKPMAAGLVRRYRDAGVQPPLLLYVDRDCCSQHGGGKTADMFPEWDKLVVRLDIWHLMRRIASGVSTESHQLYKPFMQQLSSAIFEWDADDTARLFAAKKQQMVAQGMTTVPDDAAVMRLVSRREMAAHCRRRTRGAEESQRLIDDLIAIYSSEWGRDTMGISLFNDRIHDIWAEQRRHLACIQDPPGVELYTETGRLDKGGSSLPVYRCARGSTSLESFHLHINRFIPGKVLPHVKVCVCVWYVWD
- the LOC134468290 gene encoding uncharacterized protein LOC134468290 gives rise to the protein MFQAYLLDGIVRWNEDRAVSMAEGERRLRSYGGPLQRSLEELSQEVLGSTLFEDHTKPREYTGELIGIEYLYSQTGRALRDVSLDPDTPDTDEWGDILPPPSEEPLLDVVQEEVEDLTVPPPGDFQEPQRYPWSWDPTDEAPEPAGPEDVPNPALHTPGRSSPPPQEPAEVSIPSEYSQEHVGPDGQPGYLAVVELARALVELRGEAALSERGVDRLITLHQALTPMDRARLVYPSQPKDKPDTGRFRSSKGSQPCIPGLQSLKRCLTGSGSGPATCPSVSRVMETVCTELCLIYPNTSYHYQGVRRGRWDHILMHYHHIQNLLLGHQRLMARAPIQLASLNYWTLSQWFTRTTLEKERLLLAPGPGAAAQGTPPASPAAEAPAMPSPAPAMPPAPAMPPPAPALTPPPTPRLLLPTPPAPPTAAAKATSSSSSTTTTTTKTAAANSTSSSSSTTTTTTKTAAAKTTTTASSSSTCAGAHGTIGGGPTTSLSGSTSGGAQWPGTRGRAAPSPCPFSPGQPSTTNSCRGCSRTFHPGHRASPGLLAAPAAEG